A window from Electrophorus electricus isolate fEleEle1 chromosome 7, fEleEle1.pri, whole genome shotgun sequence encodes these proteins:
- the dad1 gene encoding dolichyl-diphosphooligosaccharide--protein glycosyltransferase subunit DAD1, translating to MSNSVISVISRFLEEYTTSTPNKLKVVDAYLLYILLTGAFQFLYCLLVGTFPFNSFLSGFISCVGSFILAVCLRIQINPQNKGEFLTVSPERAFADFLFAHTVLHLVVVNFIG from the exons ATGTCGAATTCAGTCATCTCTGTCATATCGCGTTTTTTGGAAGAGTACACAACCAGCACGCCGAACAAGCTTAAAGTGGTGGATGCTTACCTGCTCTACATTTTACTAACTGGGGCCTTCCAGTTTCTGTATTGCCTACTGGTCGGCACATTCCCATTTAATAGTTTTTTGTCTGGCTTTATTTCCTGTGTCGGATCGTTTATTCTTGCAG TGTGCTTGCGCATCCAGATTAACCCCCAGAATAAAGGAGAATTCCTGACGGTGTCGCCAGAGCGGGCCTTTGCAGACTTCCTGTTTGCCCATACTGTTCTCCACCTAGTTGTCGTTAATTTCATTGGCTGA
- the pigr gene encoding polymeric immunoglobulin receptor — MISLCFLFIVLLHQFLGAVCSVLTVGDLAVLEGGSVTVPCHYNPQYTQHVKYCCQGSLREFCTSLARTDDPGSAPPGKGRAMIADDPSQHVFTVTMRELKEADSGWYWCAVEVGGIWSADSTASLYISVIHGISVVNSMVSGEEGGNVTVQCLYSEKHRESDKRWCRSGHMSSCLVTDSTGTFSSRSVLILDDRLDTVTVTMRRLEMRDAGWYWCGAGQQQVTVHVSVTAKPTTTSFLASTLLHTVSPINNAAFICCKGSNLQQRRFLSNKGWTKQKLNSRCVRCCV, encoded by the exons ATGATTTCgctttgctttctttttattgttctcCTTCACCAGTTTCTAG GTGCTGTTTGTAGTGTGTTGACGGTTGGAGACCTAGCAGTGCTAGAGGGTGGATCTGTCACAGTTCCCTGCCACTACAACCCTCAGTACACCCAACATGTGAAATACTGCTGTCAGGGTTCCTTGCGGGAGTTCTGCACCAGTCTAGCTCGCACAGATGACCCCGGCTCAGCCCCGCCTGGGAAGGGCAGGGCGATGATCGCTGACGACCCAAGTCAACACGTATTCACGGTGACTATGCGGGAGCTGAAGGAGGCAGACTCAGGCTGGTACTGGTGCGCCGTGGAGGTTGGGGGCATATGGAGTGCAGACAGCACTGCATCTCTTTATATCAGCGTCATACATG GCATTTCTGTAGTGAACAGTATGGTGAGTGGAGAGGAGGGTGGCAATGTTACTGTCCAGTGCCTTTACAGTGAGAAACACAG gGAGAGTGATAagaggtggtgtaggagtggCCACATGAGCTCCTGCCTGGTGACAGACTCTACCGGGACTTTCAGCAGCAGGTCTGTGCTGATCCTCGATGACAGGCTGGACACTGTTACCGTGACAATGAGGAGGCTGGAGATGCGGGATGCCGGATGGTACTGGTGTGGTGCTGGCCAACAGCAAGTGACTGTTCATGTGTCGGTTACGGCAAAACCAACCACTA CATCATTCTTGGCATCAACACTCTTGCACACAGTTAGTCCAATTAACAACGCAGCCTTCATCTGTTGCAAAGGCTCAAATCTCCAACAG AGAAGATTCCTGAGCAACAAGGGATGGACGAAACAGAAGCTAAACTCACG GTGTGTCAG GTGCTGTGTTTAA